A genome region from Triticum aestivum cultivar Chinese Spring chromosome 2B, IWGSC CS RefSeq v2.1, whole genome shotgun sequence includes the following:
- the LOC123046032 gene encoding L-type lectin-domain containing receptor kinase SIT2 — protein MLPPDRAMPLLLLLLFLGLGPAAAAADEQFVFDGFTGANLTMDGMATVTPNGLLQLSNATSQLKGHAFFPTPLQFHRAPNSTAMQSFSTAFVIGIIGAYDTLSSHGMAFVVAKSRNFTSALPGQFLGLVGSANNGNATNHLFAVEFDTILNSEFNDMSGNHVGIDVNGLNSVDADNAGYYDDATGAFRNISLVDRKPMQVWVDFDGRTMQVNVTMAPLQVARPKKPLLSATVNLSSVIDDTAYVGFSSSSGILFCRHYVLGWSFKMNGAAPALNISSLPSMPVTFPKPRSKVLEIVLPIASALLVFAVAAAVFVYMRRRRMFGELKEDWEVTFGPHRFSYKDLYHATDGFSDERLLGIGGFGRVYRGSLPKSKSAEIAVKKVSHGSRQGMREFVAEVVTIGRLRHRNLVQLLGYCRRKGELLLVYDYMPNGSLDKHLYDDQKKTAALGWWQRFRIIKGVASGLLYLHEDWEQVVVHRDIKASNVLLDADMNGRLGDFGLARLYDHGTDPHTTHVVGTMGYLAPELGHTGKASKASDVFAFGAFMLEVACGRKPVVQDARDNHLVLVDWVLDQWRAGTVTGAVDPRLGGDVVEHEASLVLRLGLLCSHPLPGARPTTRQVAQYLDGDLKLPELSPTYQSFNMLALMQDQGFDPYVMSYPMTSITAGTMSQMSDLSGGR, from the coding sequence ATGCTGCCTCCCGATCGAGCCATGCCGCTCCTTCTCCTGCTCCTCTTCCTCGGCCtcggcccggcggcggcggcggcggacgagcagTTCGTCTTCGACGGCTTCACCGGCGCGAACCTCACCATGGACGGCATGGCCACGGTGACCCCCAACGGGCTGCTCCAGCTGAGCAACGCCACCAGCCAGCTCAAGGGCCACGCCTTCTTCCCGACGCCGCTGCAGTTCCACCGGGCGCCCAACAGCACGGCCATGCAGTCCTTCTCCACGGCCTTCGTCATCGGCATCATCGGCGCCTACGACACGCTCAGCAGCCACGGCATGGCCTTCGTCGTCGCCAAGAGCCGCAACTTCACCTCCGCGCTGCCGGGCCAGTTCCTCGGCCTCGTCGGCTCCGCCAACAACGGCAACGCCACCAACCACCTCTTCGCCGTCGAGTTCGACACCATCCTCAACTCCGAGTTCAACGACATGAGCGGCAACCACGTCGGCATCGACGTCAACGGCCTCAACTCCGTCGACGCCGACAACGCCGGCTACTACGACGACGCCACCGGCGCGTTCAGGAACATCAGCCTGGTCGACCGCAAGCCCATGCAGGTGTGGGTGGACTTCGACGGCCGGACCATGCAGGTCAACGTCACCATGGCGCCCCTGCAGGTGGCCCGGCCCAAGAAGCCCCTGctctccgccaccgtcaacctcTCCTCCGTCATCGACGACACTGCCTACGTCGGGTTCTCCTCGTCCAGCGGCATCCTCTTCTGCCGCCACTACGTGCTCGGGTGGAGCTTCAAGATGAACGGCGCCGCCCCGGCGCTTAACATCTCCTCGCTGCCGTCGATGCCGGTCACGTTCCCCAAGCCGCGGTCCAAGGTTCTGGAGATCGTGCTCCCGATCGCGTCCGCGCTGCTCGTCTTCGCGGTGGCCGCCGCCGTCTTCGTGTACATGCGGCGGCGGCGCATGTTCGGGGAGCTCAAGGAGGACTGGGAGGTCACCTTCGGGCCGCACAGGTTCTCGTACAAGGACCTCTACCACGCCACCGACGGGTTCAGCGACGAGCGGCTGCTGGGCATCGGCGGGTTCGGGAGGGTGTACCGCGGCTCGCTCCCCAAGTCCAAGTCGGCGGAGATCGCGGTGAAGAAGGTGTCGCACGGGTCGAGGCAGGGGATGAGGGAGTTCGTGGCGGAGGTGGTGACCATCGGCCGGCTCCGGCACCGCAACCTGGTGCAGCTGCTGGGCTACTGCCGGCGCAAGGGCGAGCTGCTGCTGGTGTACGACTACATGCCCAACGGCAGCCTGGACAAGCACCTGTACGACGACCAgaagaagacggcggccctggGCTGGTGGCAGAGGTTCCGGATCATCAAGGGCGTCGCCTCCGGGCTGCTGTACCTCCAcgaggactgggagcaggtggtggtgCACCGGGACATCAAGGCCAGCAACGTGCTGCTGGACGCCGACATGAACGGCCGGCTGGGCGACTTCGGGCTGGCGCGGCTCTACGACCACGGCACGGACCCGCACACGACGCACGTGGTGGGCACCATGGGGTACCTGGCGCCGGAGCTGGGGCACACGGGGAAGGCCTCCAAGGCGTCCGACGTGTTCGCGTTCGGGGCCTTCATGCTGGAGGTGGCGTGCGGGCGGAAGCCGGTGGTGCAGGACGCGCGCGACAACCACCTGGTGCTGGTGGACTGGGTGCTCGACCAGTGGCGCGCCGGGACGGTCACCGGCGCCGTCGACCCGCGCCTGGGCGGCGACGTCGTGGAGCACGAGGCGAGCCTGGTGCTGAGGCTGGGCCTGCTGTGCTCGCACCCGCTGCCCGGCGCGCGCCCGACCACGCGGCAGGTGGCGCAGTACCTGGACGGCGACCTCAAGCTGCCGGAGCTGTCGCCCACGTACCAGAGCTTCAACATGCTGGCGCTCATGCAGGACCAGGGCTTCGACCCCTACGTCATGTCCTACCCGATGACCTCCATCACCGCCGGCACCATGTCCCAGATGTCCGACCTCTCCGGAGGGAGGTGA
- the LOC123046033 gene encoding tRNA-dihydrouridine(20) synthase [NAD(P)+]-like produces MEYRNKMVLAPMVRAGTLPFRLLAAEYGADITYGEEIIDHKFVNCQRVINESLGTTDFVERGTDSVVFRTCPQERDKVVFQIGTSDAVRALKAAELVCNDIAAIDINMGCPKAFSVSGGMGSALLSKPELIHDILTTLRRNLNTPVTCKIRLLNTRQDTVELARRIEKCGVPALAVHGRKVKDRPRDPAKWDEIADVVSALSIPVIANGNVFEYEDFKRIKDATGATSVMAARGALWNASIFSAKGKVPWEDFKREYVRKTILWDNDIKSTKTTLREIIMHYICLEGTEGKGVIKCGSSADVARLYGEEDYYNFVVSNRK; encoded by the exons ATGGAGTACCGCAACAAGATGGTGCTCGCGCCCATGGTCCGCGCG GGTACTCTGCCGTTTAGGCTATTGGCTGCTGAATATGGCGCGGATATTACGTACGGAGAAGAAATAATAGATCACAAGTTTGTGAACTGTCAACGCGTTATAAATG AATCTCTTGGGACAACTGATTTTGTGGAGAGAGGGACTGATAGTGTTGTTTTCCGAACATGCCCGCAAGAAAGGGACAAGGTTGTCTTTCAAATCGGCACATCAGATGCTGTCAGAGCACTTAAAGCTGCTGAGCTTGT GTGTAATGATATTGCTGCTATAGATATCAACATGGGTTGTCCAAAGGCTTTTTCTGTCAGTGGAGGAATGGGTTCTGCATTACTCTCCAAACCTGAGCTTATACATGAT ATTTTGACTACATTGCGGAGGAACTTGAACACACCAGTGACATGTAAAATCCGTCTACTGAACACACGTCAGGACACTGTGGAGTTGGCACGCCGGATTGAGAAATGTGGTGTTCCAGCTCTGGCTGTCCATGGAAG AAAGGTCAAAGACAGGCCAAGGGATCCGGCTAAGTGGGATGAGATTGCTGATGTTGTATCCGCACTGTCAATTCCAGTTATAGCTAATGGGAATGTATTTGAGTACGAAGATTTTAAGAGAATCAAAGATGCTACAG GTGCCACATCTGTAATGGCTGCTAGAGGTGCCTTGTGGAATGCCTCCATTTTCTCTGCTAAAGGCAAAGTACCTTGGGAGGATTTCAAAAGAGAGTATGTGAGAAAG ACTATTTTGTGGGACAACGATATTAAGAGCACAAAGACAACGCTAAGAGAAATCATAATGCACTACATTTGCCTTGAAGGGACTGAAGGGAAAGGTGTGATAAAGTGTGGTTCGTCAGCAGATGTAGC GAGACTTTATGGGGAAGAGGATTACTATAATTTTGTTGTTTCAAATAGGAAATGA